TCGAGCCCCTGGTATTTTTTCGCCGACGCGAGCGCGATCCGGTAGCACAGGTCCTGGTCGTCGATGATCTGGTAGCGGCCGCGGATGAAGACGCCGCGCAGCTTGTCGTACTCGGTGCCGTCCTCGACGAGGATCGAGCCGCGCGCGTCGCGCTCGATGTTCTTCACTTTCTGCGATGACTTGTACGTATGCATGTGCACGAGGCCGTCGAGCATGCTGTACCACATGGGGACGAGGTGCGGATATCCGTCGTGATTGATCGTGCCGACGATCACGGTCTTGCTCGACGCGAGGAAGTCGCGCATCTCGTCGTCGGTCAGGCGAATCTGGTCTCGTACGTTAGGCATCGTTACTCTCCAGCGGCGCTCTGCGCGTTTACCGAACAGCGCCCTGCGCGTTTACCCAACAGCGCGTAGCGCGTTTACCCAAAGCGCGTAGCGCGTCTACCCAACAGCGCGTAGCGCGTTTACCCAAAGTGCGTAGCGCGTCTACCATGGATCTTCGCTTTCGCGATTGTACTTCTCGTCGTCTTCGTCGAGCGGCGAAGGCTGGCGCTCTTCTTCCTGCTGGTTTTCCGGAAGATCCGGCGTCAGGACGTCGGGGAGCTCGCGATTCGGCTCGGGGACCGGCGTGTCCGCCTCGGCCTTTCCATCGGAGCCTGCAATCGGCGGCGTCGGTCGCGCGGCCGGCGGCTGAAAATCCGGCGCGAGCCCCGGCTGTGCGGCGCGCGGCGGCGGCGGAGCGTCTTCATCCAGGAACGGATCGTCCTTGTCTTCGTCGGGGTCGATCTTCTCTGGAGCGCGACGATGGTCGCCGGGCTTCGGCGCGGGCCAGGTCCGGTCGAGCACCGGATCGGGAAGCGACAAATCCGGATCGCCCGGCGCTTCGGGCACGACGCCGAACTCGTCGCGCCGGGGCTCGTCGGTCGACGGCTGATCCGGTGTCGCAAGCGCGCGCGTAACGCCGAACGGCGTCATCGCGAACATCGCGGCCATCGCGGAAATGCCAGCCGCGATGACAATGGGAGCAGGTCTCACCGGCGATCCTGCGGGGTCTGCTCCTTCTGGCGCTTCGCAACGATGTCGAGGAACATGCGGCGCGGAAGAAAACGCGCGGCGAACAGTGA
The genomic region above belongs to Candidatus Limnocylindrales bacterium and contains:
- a CDS encoding pyridoxamine 5'-phosphate oxidase family protein is translated as MPNVRDQIRLTDDEMRDFLASSKTVIVGTINHDGYPHLVPMWYSMLDGLVHMHTYKSSQKVKNIERDARGSILVEDGTEYDKLRGVFIRGRYQIIDDQDLCYRIALASAKKYQGLDEETAGAALRYYIRKRVALVFHPEKTSSWDHRKTAAAQA